The sequence TGCCAGCCGTGTCGGTGACCAACACCGCTCCCCACAATTGCTTCAAATCGTTCGCAAGTGTTGGGTGCTGCTCACAAATGGCAGCGAAGTCGACAGCCTGGCCCTGGCTAACCTTGTCAGTCAGTTCCGCCAGCACATCGGCGAGGTACTGATCATGCGACCGAGCCTCCTCGGGCGAGCCGATATGCGAAGGGTCTTGTGAAGAGGCCATCGAAGCCTCAACCCTGCGAGTCGTTGTCGACGCCGAAGTTTTCCTTGTCTTCCTCAAGCACTGCTTTCAACCGCCGAACCGCGCGCAAGTATCGCATGCTGGCGGCGGGTGGATTGAGGTTCAGGACTTCAGCAATCTCAAGGTTTGAAAGGTGCTCGTAGTGACGCATCAGGATGACTTCGCGGTCGCCCTCGTCCAATTTCTGAATCGCAGCTTCGACCTGACCGGCGATCTCCCGCTGCGTCGCGACGGCGGCCGGCGTCATCGCTGGGTCACACAACTGAATCGCCAAATCAACTGAGGATTCGTCGACTCGTCCGCCGCCCGCGATCGGTTGTTCGCGGTCCATGTTGCGTTTGGCGCTGACACGGTGACGGCGGTAAGTGTCGATGATGTGATCCCAGGCAATCTGCCGGAGCCACAGGTGAAACGCCATCACCGGATCATCGAGGTACTTTTGAAGACGCCCGCTCGCCTCGACCAAGACTTCTTGGACGACATCGCTGACATCCACACGACGTTGGACTTTGCGGTCCAAGCGAACCTCCACCAGTCGACGGATGGGGCCGCGGT is a genomic window of Rhodopirellula bahusiensis containing:
- a CDS encoding sigma-70 family RNA polymerase sigma factor, with the protein product MTKSLWPSDDNTDVLIQAARQGDPEAVNQLLDRHRGPIRRLVEVRLDRKVQRRVDVSDVVQEVLVEASGRLQKYLDDPVMAFHLWLRQIAWDHIIDTYRRHRVSAKRNMDREQPIAGGGRVDESSVDLAIQLCDPAMTPAAVATQREIAGQVEAAIQKLDEGDREVILMRHYEHLSNLEIAEVLNLNPPAASMRYLRAVRRLKAVLEEDKENFGVDNDSQG